TTTTAATTAGTAACCTTTATTACTTACAGATCAATTCCTTTGAAAGTTATCAAACACGTTCAAATTCAAACCGTATTAGCGTACAAACTATTCCGCCTAATCGCGGCTTAATTTATGATAGAAATGGCATAATTTTAGCTGAGAACCGACCTGTTTACAGTCTTGATGTTATTGTTAATAAAACAAAAAATCTTAAAGCCAATTTGTTGGAATTGCAAAAGCTCCTATCATTAACCGATCAAGATATTGAACATTTTTATCGTAATAACCGCCATGCAAGATCTTACAAATCAATCACCATCAAAGAGCAATTAACAGAAAAAGAAGTCGCCTTATTCACTGTAAACCAACATAAGTTTGTCGGCTTTTCTATCCAAGCAAGCCTAAAACGTTTTTATCCCTTTGGTGATGCCTTTACCCATGTTCTTGGTTATATTGCCAAAATCAATAGTCGCGATTTAAAAAATATTGAACAGCGTGGTGAAAGCTCAGTTTATCGTGGTACTAAATATATCGGAAAACTCGGCATTGAAAGGTATTACGAAGATATCTTGCATGGTTCTCCAGGACAACGACAAGTGGAGGTTGATAGTTGGGGTAAAGTGATCCGTACCCTTGATTACACAGCCCCCATACCCGGTAAAGATTTAAAACTAAATATCGATATAAAATTACAACTAAAGGCACAGGAACTTTTAGGAAATCAACGTGGCAGCGTGATAGTAATGAATGCAAAAACGGGCGGCATTTTAACCCTTATTTCCACCCCGAGTTATGACCCTAACCTTTTTGTTCAAGGAATTAGCAACAAAAACTATCAAGCGCTGATCAATTCGACCGATCGCCCTCTCATCAATAGGGCAACACAGGGTCGTTATCCTCCGGCCTCAACAATCAAACCGCAAATGGCATTGGTGGCATTAAATACAGATGTTATTACCGAAAACACTGTGATTAACGATCCGGGATGGTGGATTGTACCAGGTACAAAACGTCGTTTTAGAGACTGGAAACGTTGGGGGCATGGAAAGGTCGATGTTAAACATGCAATAGAGCAAAGTTGCGACACTTTTTTCTACGACGCCTCCTATAAAATTGGCATTGATCGCATTAACCCATTTATGGAAAGTTTTGGCTTTGGTCAGTACAGTGGTTTGGATATTTCCGAAGAAACCAAAGCAATAATGCCTTCCCGAGAATGGAAACAAGCTCGTTTTCGCCAACCGTGGTATGACGGTGACACTATATCTATCGGTATTGGCCAAGGTTACTGGACAGTAACGCCTATTCAATTAACTAAAGCCACAACAATTTTAGCTCGCCGAGGGGAGATCGTCGAACCACGTATTTTAAAATCGATAATCTCTGCAAAGGGCTCTTTTTCACCAATCAGTGAAACGAAACAACCTATTCAAGTAAATAATCCCCACTATTGGGATATCGCACTAAATGCAATGCGAGGAGTAACCAGTGAACAAACAGGTACTGCGCATAGAGCCTTTGCTGATACAGCCTATACGGTTGCGGGGAAATCGGGTACAGCGCAAGTCGTCAACATGAAAGAAGATGAAAAATATGATGCTAGCACCATGAAAGAACACCACCGAGATAACGCCATGTTTGTTGCCTTTGCCCCCTTTGACTCTCCAGAAGTCGTTGTCACTGTCATCTTAGAAAATGCGGGAGGCGGAAGCTCACACGCGGCACCCATTGCAAGAACAATGCTTGATGAGTATTTCAATAATAAAGCAGTAAATTCTCAATCATTGAGGTTTTAATTATGGTTAGTACACAAGCTCAAAAGAGTA
This window of the Psychromonas sp. MME1 genome carries:
- the mrdA gene encoding penicillin-binding protein 2 — translated: MVKKKINIRNHSAESALFMRRTIVVFIFIIIAIGILISNLYYLQINSFESYQTRSNSNRISVQTIPPNRGLIYDRNGIILAENRPVYSLDVIVNKTKNLKANLLELQKLLSLTDQDIEHFYRNNRHARSYKSITIKEQLTEKEVALFTVNQHKFVGFSIQASLKRFYPFGDAFTHVLGYIAKINSRDLKNIEQRGESSVYRGTKYIGKLGIERYYEDILHGSPGQRQVEVDSWGKVIRTLDYTAPIPGKDLKLNIDIKLQLKAQELLGNQRGSVIVMNAKTGGILTLISTPSYDPNLFVQGISNKNYQALINSTDRPLINRATQGRYPPASTIKPQMALVALNTDVITENTVINDPGWWIVPGTKRRFRDWKRWGHGKVDVKHAIEQSCDTFFYDASYKIGIDRINPFMESFGFGQYSGLDISEETKAIMPSREWKQARFRQPWYDGDTISIGIGQGYWTVTPIQLTKATTILARRGEIVEPRILKSIISAKGSFSPISETKQPIQVNNPHYWDIALNAMRGVTSEQTGTAHRAFADTAYTVAGKSGTAQVVNMKEDEKYDASTMKEHHRDNAMFVAFAPFDSPEVVVTVILENAGGGSSHAAPIARTMLDEYFNNKAVNSQSLRF